The Listeria welshimeri serovar 6b str. SLCC5334 genome has a window encoding:
- a CDS encoding siphovirus Gp157 family protein, whose amino-acid sequence MSTLYSIQGKYQQLLNLAEQLDPELLKDTLESIDDELETKAENVAFVIKELEGQSLILEKETKRLAERKNTINNNVKRLKQSLFDAMITANKQKIKTNLFTLDIRKNPPSLIVEDESKLLNYLIEQPKKLDKTKLGDDLKKGIEVPGAKIIQTERLQIR is encoded by the coding sequence ATGTCAACATTATACTCAATTCAAGGAAAATATCAACAGTTGTTAAATTTAGCAGAACAGCTTGATCCAGAATTACTAAAAGATACCCTTGAAAGTATCGATGATGAACTAGAAACGAAAGCTGAAAACGTAGCATTTGTTATTAAAGAGCTAGAAGGTCAATCGCTAATCTTAGAAAAAGAAACAAAGCGTTTAGCTGAACGGAAAAATACTATTAATAATAATGTGAAGCGACTGAAACAATCGTTATTTGATGCAATGATAACTGCCAATAAGCAAAAAATTAAAACAAACTTATTCACATTAGATATCCGGAAGAACCCGCCAAGCCTCATTGTAGAAGACGAAAGCAAACTGCTGAATTACCTGATTGAACAACCAAAAAAATTAGATAAAACAAAATTAGGCGATGATTTGAAGAAAGGTATTGAGGTACCAGGTGCGAAAATTATTCAAACAGAAAGATTGCAAATAAGATAA
- a CDS encoding YopX family protein has translation MRAIGFRAFVKETKKMLPVTDLCFNETEAVGVSGCGNAKCTLCVDWYNFDDVLLMQYTGLKDKNGKKIFEGDIVTAFSNINKYTDSFAGDVEPTFCFTSIVYDGACFKTTYKGEPSYVLNQNGSSLVKHMEVIGNIHENPELLEGME, from the coding sequence ATGAGAGCGATTGGATTTAGAGCGTTTGTGAAAGAAACTAAGAAAATGCTTCCAGTCACGGATTTGTGCTTTAACGAAACAGAAGCTGTAGGTGTGAGCGGTTGTGGTAATGCGAAATGTACGCTATGTGTTGACTGGTACAACTTTGATGATGTCTTGCTGATGCAATACACAGGCTTAAAAGACAAAAACGGCAAGAAGATTTTTGAAGGTGACATTGTAACGGCATTTTCAAATATCAATAAATACACAGATTCATTTGCGGGAGATGTTGAGCCAACATTCTGTTTTACATCCATCGTTTATGACGGAGCATGTTTTAAAACAACATACAAGGGCGAGCCTAGTTATGTGTTGAACCAAAATGGCAGTTCGTTAGTAAAGCATATGGAAGTTATCGGCAACATACATGAAAATCCGGAATTATTGGAGGGAATGGAATGA
- a CDS encoding DEAD/DEAH box helicase → MCRCSLRLGAGKSVILSEIIRMTTNNKNHVLFLVHRKELIDQIRNTLIMNEVDMEFVKLGMVQTIVRRLNKTSEPSLIIIDESHHVLANSYKKIIHHFSKAKVVGFTATPVRINGGGLGDINDALIEKVNVKWLIENRFLASYKYYAPEIVQTETLNVKQTGEFDMTGLDDQFNKKMVWGDVIKHYQKLANGEQAILYASSIYQSEKMAASFNAVGISSAHIDGKTPKLIRDDIIKRFREGEIKVLCNLDLIGEGFDVPDCSTVIMLRPTQSLSLYIQQSMRGMRYKQGKTATIIDHVGNVKRFGLPDMERTWSLEPRKGSNSTKAEAPVKICKECFMTVSQTAKKCEHCGHEFKVELKPIQIDEAAELQEITEAVFKVDYSSPDECKNMKELYEYAKEHNYKNGWAFHQGKARGFIK, encoded by the coding sequence ATGTGTCGTTGCTCCCTGCGGTTAGGTGCTGGCAAATCGGTTATTTTATCAGAAATAATTCGTATGACAACAAATAATAAAAACCATGTTCTTTTCCTAGTACACCGAAAAGAGTTGATTGACCAAATTAGAAACACACTCATTATGAATGAAGTGGATATGGAATTTGTCAAATTGGGTATGGTTCAAACGATAGTTAGACGTCTAAACAAAACTTCGGAGCCTTCATTAATCATAATTGATGAAAGTCATCATGTGTTAGCAAATAGCTATAAAAAAATAATTCATCACTTTTCTAAAGCGAAGGTTGTTGGATTTACTGCAACACCCGTAAGAATAAATGGCGGTGGTCTGGGTGATATAAATGACGCATTAATCGAAAAAGTTAATGTGAAGTGGTTAATAGAAAATCGGTTTTTAGCGTCTTACAAATACTATGCTCCTGAAATCGTTCAAACAGAAACATTAAACGTTAAACAAACAGGCGAGTTTGACATGACAGGTCTTGATGATCAATTCAATAAGAAAATGGTTTGGGGGGACGTGATTAAACATTATCAAAAATTAGCTAACGGAGAGCAGGCAATTCTTTATGCTAGTTCGATATATCAAAGCGAAAAAATGGCAGCGAGTTTTAATGCAGTAGGCATTTCATCCGCACATATTGACGGTAAAACACCTAAACTCATTCGAGATGACATCATAAAACGGTTTCGAGAAGGAGAAATAAAGGTCCTTTGCAATCTGGACCTTATAGGCGAAGGCTTCGATGTTCCGGATTGTTCTACAGTGATTATGCTAAGACCTACGCAATCATTATCGCTGTACATTCAACAATCGATGCGCGGCATGCGTTATAAACAAGGTAAAACAGCAACCATCATTGACCACGTTGGTAATGTAAAACGTTTTGGTCTGCCAGATATGGAACGAACATGGTCCTTAGAACCTCGTAAAGGAAGTAACTCCACAAAAGCTGAGGCACCTGTGAAAATTTGCAAAGAGTGTTTTATGACAGTTAGCCAGACAGCAAAAAAATGTGAACATTGTGGACATGAATTCAAAGTAGAATTAAAACCAATACAAATTGATGAGGCAGCGGAGCTACAAGAAATAACAGAAGCAGTTTTTAAAGTGGATTATAGCAGTCCAGACGAATGTAAAAACATGAA
- a CDS encoding AAA family ATPase — protein sequence MEFIQSEEMKRSEYFNIMIYAKPGAGKTTTIKYLKGKTLMLDCDGTSKVLSGLPDITIATLNPRNPVQDMADFYGYAKTHADEYDNVVIDNLSHYQKLWLMFNGRNTKSGQPELQHYGIFDTHLIDMISVFNNLANTNIVYTAWENTRQIQLESGQLYNQFLPDIREKVVNHVMGIVPVVARLIRNPETGQRGFLLTENNGNFAKNQLDNREFALQEDLFKIGDIDAKA from the coding sequence TTGGAATTTATTCAATCGGAAGAAATGAAGAGGTCAGAGTATTTTAATATTATGATTTATGCCAAACCAGGTGCAGGTAAAACAACTACAATTAAATACTTAAAAGGTAAAACGTTAATGTTAGATTGCGATGGCACGTCAAAAGTTTTAAGTGGTTTGCCTGATATCACAATTGCAACATTGAATCCTCGTAATCCCGTGCAAGACATGGCAGATTTTTATGGATATGCAAAAACACACGCGGATGAATACGACAATGTAGTAATTGATAATTTGAGTCATTATCAAAAACTGTGGTTAATGTTCAATGGAAGAAATACTAAATCAGGGCAACCGGAGTTACAACATTATGGGATATTTGATACACATTTAATTGATATGATTTCCGTATTTAATAACTTAGCAAACACAAATATTGTTTATACCGCATGGGAAAATACACGACAAATTCAATTAGAAAGTGGTCAACTTTATAATCAGTTTTTACCGGATATTAGAGAAAAAGTAGTTAATCATGTGATGGGAATTGTTCCAGTAGTTGCGAGATTAATACGAAATCCTGAAACTGGACAACGAGGCTTTCTACTAACAGAGAATAATGGTAATTTTGCAAAAAACCAGTTAGATAATAGAGAATTCGCCTTACAAGAAGACCTATTCAAAATTGGTGATATTGATGCTAAAGCTTAG